TCGCTCGTACAGTGTGGTGCTCATTGTTGCCTCCTCCGTCGGTGCGTCTGCGGTGGTGCCTGGCGGTCGCTTGCGCGAACCTTGACCGCAGAGTAGGCCGCCCCGGGGAGGCACTCCAGTACACGGAATGTACTGGCACGACGGGAATTCGGGGACCTATACTCGCTCGCATGGCGAAAGGGTACGGCCAGTTTTGCCCACTCGCGAAGGCCGCGGAACTGCTCTGCGAGCGCTGGACGATGATCCTCGTGCGCGAGTTGACGGCCGGGAGCCGCCGCTTCAACGATCTGCGGCGCGGCATGCCGCTCGTCTCCCCCACGCTGCTGTCACGCCGCCTGAAACAGCTGGTCGATGCCGGCGTGGTCGAGCATGTGAACGATCACAATGATTCCCCCGCTTATGATCTGACCGCGGCCGGCCGGGAATTGCGCCCGATGGTGGAGTTCATGGGGGCATGGGGACACCGCTGGGTCGGCAGTCGCCTCAACGAGGACGACCTCGATGTCAGCCTGCTGATGTGGGATATCCGCCGCGGCGTCGATGCGACACGATTCCCCGCGCACAGGGTGGTGGTCCAGTTCGAGTTTTCGGATGCGCCGCAGGGCCGTCGCGACTGGTGGCTGGTGTCGGAAAACGGCGAGACGGATCTGTGCATGGAAGATCCCGGTCACGAAGTGGACCTGCTCGTGCGCGGTGACGTCCGCTCGTTGACGGAAGTCTGGCTCTGCCGGACCACGCTGGCCGAGACACGCCGGCAGCGCGGCATCGACGTGATGGGGGATGAGCGCCTGGGCAGACAACTGCCCCTGTGGCTTCAGGGCAGCCCGCTGGCGCGATTGGGGGAGATGGGCCCGTATCACTGAGGCCCGCGCCTACACCAGTGCCTTCGCGATCGCCATGATCCCCGCCAGCGCCGAGATCGCCAGGATGCCCACGCGCAGCCACTGGCGATCCAGGGCTCGGGCGGTGTGGGCGGAGACGAGGAAGCCGACGGCGACGGGCGGCACCAGGGAGAGCCCGAGCAGGAGTCGCGCGGTATCCATGTGCCCGGACCACACGAGCGCGATCAGCGACATCGCGGCGCTCGGTGCGAAACAGGCCGAGATCGTCCCGCGCAGCCGGGTGCCGCGGTAACGCTGGAACGCCAGCGCCAGTGGCGGCCCACCGATGGCGGTTGCGGTGCCCATGAACCCGGACAGTCCGCCGGCAGTAAACAGCAGACGCGGTCCGAGCGCCGGCGGCGGCAGGCCGATACTGAGCGCGACTGCCAGCAGCACCAGCCCGCCGAACAGCAGCCCGAGGGTATCCTCCGGGAGCATGCCCATGAGCAGACCCGCGAGTGCGACCCCGAGGGCCAATCCAGGCAGGACGCGCCTTACAACCGCCACGTCCAGTCCCGCGCGCTCGCGCCAGGCGACCAGCGCCGAGACAAGTAGGCCGATCACGATCATCGGGGCCGGGACCAGGGCCGGGTGGATCAGATAGAGCAGCGGCGCACCGACCAGCGCGACGCCGAACCCGAGCGATCCCTGGATGACGGTCCCACCGAACACGACCACGGCGGCGGCGAGCCATTCGGTGGGCGTGAGCACGATCTCCAAGCTGCTGGTCTCTCCGTCGGGTGAAAAGGGCGCCGTGGCGCTGTCAGCGTCGTTCCGCCGTCGTGCGCTCGATGAAATCCACAATATCGGCTCGCACGGGGGCCAGGAAATCCGTTACCCCGGCGATCGCGCCGATGATCGCTGCATGCCCGGCGGATTCGTAGAAACGCGTCTCCACGCGACCGCCCCGTGCACGGATGGCCTGCGCGAGGTTGCGGGTGTTGCCGGGCCGCACCGTATCGTCGTCGAGGCCGTGGAGCAGGTACAGCGGTGGCGCATCGCCCCGGACGTATTCGATCGGCTGGGATTCCGGAAACCGCTCCGGCGGGCCGAAGATGGCACGCAGGTCCGTCGCCTCGATGGGCAGGAAGTCGTACGGTCCGGCAAGACCGATCATGCCGGCGGGTTGGCGACCGTCGCGGAGCCAGCGCCGGTCCAGGGCCAGCAGCGAGGCGATGTGGGCGCCCGCCGAATGGCCCATGAGGTAGATGGACGCCGGGTCGCCACCGAAACGTTCTATGTGCTCGTGGGTCCACGCAAAGGCCCGGGCGCCGTCCTCGACGAACGCCGGGAAGCGCACCTGCGGGTACAGCCGGTAGTCGGCGACCACGACCACCATGCCCGCCTCGGCCAGGGCGGCCCCGACGAAGGCGTAATCGGCGCGGTCGCCGTCGCTCCAGCGCCCACCGTAGAAGAAGAGAACCACCGGTGCGCCGCCGGCGGGCGTCGCCGCCGGCCGGTAGACATCGAGCTGCTGGCGTTCCTGCGCGCCGTAGGCGATGCCGGATTCGGCCAGCGTGCTCGACACCGGTGCGGTCGCGTTCAGCACATCCAGCGGCGAACACCCGGTCAGGGCCAGCGTTGCGACGAGTGCCAGCGCACGGAGCGCACCAGCCCATGAAGCCTTTCCGGCCCGGCCCCGGAACGGATGCGGCGCCGCCGTGATCGAGGTCAAGTCTTCGCTTTCAGTCATGAGCGGCGGTCGGTCGTGGTCGGGGGTCATGGTCGGGGGTCAAGTCTTTGCTTTTATGATTTCGGGTCCCCGGCACTTCGAGGGTACGCCCATCTTCGGGCTTGGCAGCCGGATTCGCCACGCCTATGGTCGGTAGTATCAACGACTGACCATTCGAGCCGGTGAATACCGGCCGGAGCCCGCCAAACTGGAGGCATGCTCTCGCGATGACCCGCAAGACCCCGCGAATCGACATCCCCGGCCCGCTCGGCTTTGGCGGTGCGCCGCTGGGCGACATGTTCGAGCGCACGGATAACCGGACCGCGCACGCGACACTCGAGGCCGCGTGGGACCAGGGAATCCGGCACTTTGATACGGCTCCACACTACGGCGCCGGCCTGGCCGAGCAGCGTTTTGGTTCGTTCCTGGCGACGAAGCCGCGCGACGAGTATTTCCTTTCGACCAAGGTAGGGCGCCTGCTCGATCCGTCCCCGTCCGGTCCGGAGCCCGATGGCCCCTTCGTGCACGGCCTGTGGTTCCAGCGGCGACTCGACTACGGCGCCGACGCCGCGAAGCGCTGCGTCGAGGACTGTCTGCAGCGGATGGGCGTCGGCCGGCTCGACGTCGTGTACATCCATGATCTGGCCGAGGATGCGCTCGGTGCGGAGTGGACCGAGCACTTCCGGGTGGCGATGCAGGGTGCGGCGAAGGCGCTCACTGAACTGCGCGAGCAGGGCGTGATCCGAGGCTGGGGGCTCGGGGTGAACCGCGTTGAGCCTTGCCTGCGGGCGCTGGATGAGGCCGACCCCGACGTGTTCCTGCTCGCCACCCAATATCACCTGCTGGATACCAGCGGCGCGGAGACGCTGTTCCCGCGCTGTCTGGAGCGCGGCGTCCAGGTAGTCGTGGGGTCGCCGTTCGGCTCCGGGATCCTCGCCGGCGGCGCACACTACAACTATCAGGATGCCAGTCCCGAGGCGATCTGGCAGCGCGACCGCCTGCGTCATGTCTGCGACCGCCACGGCGTCGACCTCAAGGCCGCGGCGTTGCAGTTCAGCGCGGCCCATCCGGCCGTCGCCGCCATCATCCCGGGCGCCAAGCGGCCTGAGCGGATCCCGCAGAACGTGGACCTGATGAAGGCGAAGATCCCGGCGGCTTTCTGGTCGGAGTTGCGCGAGCGCCACCTGCTCCCTGACGGCGCCCACACTCCGGCCTGACCCGCGCCCATGATCTCCGAGCCTATCGTTGGTCGGCGGGGCGGTGTACAAATCATTCGCAGCCCGGCCCGGAACGGTATCGAGAGCCATGACGAACCCGCAGGTCGTCCACAACGATTCGACCCCCGAGTACTATTTTGAAGAGCGCTGCCACATCACCGAGTGGTGGAACAGCACGGATGATGAAGCGACCTCGATCGCGCGGGCCCGCGTCGAACCGGGTATCACCACGCGCCTGCATCGGCTTCGCGGCGTCACCGAGCGTTACGTGATGCTGGAGGGAACGGGGCGCGTGATGGTCGATGGCCGTGCGCCGGAAACGGTGGGGCCGGGCGATGTCGTCGTGATCCCCCCGGACGCGAGTCAGCGGATCACCAACACGGGCGGGGGCGACCTGGTGTTCCTCGCGATCTGTACCCCGCGTTTCCGTCCGGCGATTTATGAAGACCTAGAGGGCGGGGATCCCGCCGCCTGAGTGCTCTGGGCGCCGGCGGTGTGGATCTTCGGCCGGCCGCTCCCCGCGACACCTCCGGACCCGTACAATCGCTCGTGGGATCGTATTTCATCAGGGAGGAATGGAGATGAACGAAACGGATTTCGCGCGCCAGCCGGTACGGCTGCGATATGGGGTTTCGCTGCTGCGCCGCCGACAGACGATCCTCTTTATGCTCGTGTTCTTTGGCCTTCCATTGGCCGCGTTGGCTGCACTGGTCGTGCTGCTGGGACTGCACCTGGAGGAGCCGAGGTCCCTGGCGACGCTGTTGCTCAAGGATCTTCGGGCCGCCCTGGCGGACGACCCGGCTGTCGTTTTCATGCTCTGGCTCCTGCCGCCGACGGTCATCGCGACGGCCGCGGTCCTGCTGGTCCAGCGCAGGGCCTGGCTGCGGGTTGGCCCGGGCGGGATCGAGGGATGGCTGCCCAGGTTCGTGGGGTTCGGGCTGACCGGGCAGACTGTCGGTAGCTGGCAGATCCCCCATGACCGGATCCGCGCCGTGCGACTGTTTGCGCCGCGGCGTAGCGGCGGCCGGGGTCGCCTCGAACGCCGCTTCGTCAAGGCACAGCGAATCCGGGCCAGCCGTATCGAAATCGAGACCGATCGCGAAACCATCCGCCTCAGCCCGTTCCCGTGGTACCGCCCCGATGGCCCGGATCATCGCCTCGCGATGCACGAACTCTCGTCCCTGAGCGGCGCCGATCCGGCATCGTATGTCGAGCGGGCGCCGCTCGTGGAGCATCTGCGGCCCTTGGGTCTGACGATCGAAACGGCGGGCGAGGACGCGACCGATCTGGTGCTGTTCGGTTTCGATCTGTCACGTGACCGCGGGATGGTCGCGCAGCTCGGCCTGCTGTCCGCGGCCGGGCTCTACGCCCTGGTCGATACGTTCTTCCTGCTGCAGTACACGCCGCTGGCGCCGATGCCGTGGGCACCATTCGCGTTGATGCTGATGGTGGCTATTCCGTTGACCCTCTGGCTGGGGCGCCGCGCGCCCGTTACCGAGCGCGTCGTGGTCGGGGCCCTGACGGTTGCCTCCCTCGCGGTCGCAGTCTATCCGGGCCTTCTGCGGTTCAATGCGGCGACCGCTGAACCGCGGGTTGTCGAGTATGCCGCGATGGCGCCGGGGCGGTTCCAGGCCGCGACCGGCGGGTATCCGGATATCGATCTGACCGGCCAGGGCCTGTCCGAGTACTGGGCACAACACGACCGCGGGGCGAGCCATCCCTTTACGCTGCTGCGCGGCGACGCGCACTTCTGGCAGCTGGACCTTG
This genomic stretch from Halofilum ochraceum harbors:
- a CDS encoding winged helix-turn-helix transcriptional regulator; its protein translation is MAKGYGQFCPLAKAAELLCERWTMILVRELTAGSRRFNDLRRGMPLVSPTLLSRRLKQLVDAGVVEHVNDHNDSPAYDLTAAGRELRPMVEFMGAWGHRWVGSRLNEDDLDVSLLMWDIRRGVDATRFPAHRVVVQFEFSDAPQGRRDWWLVSENGETDLCMEDPGHEVDLLVRGDVRSLTEVWLCRTTLAETRRQRGIDVMGDERLGRQLPLWLQGSPLARLGEMGPYH
- a CDS encoding sulfite exporter TauE/SafE family protein; translated protein: MLTPTEWLAAAVVVFGGTVIQGSLGFGVALVGAPLLYLIHPALVPAPMIVIGLLVSALVAWRERAGLDVAVVRRVLPGLALGVALAGLLMGMLPEDTLGLLFGGLVLLAVALSIGLPPPALGPRLLFTAGGLSGFMGTATAIGGPPLALAFQRYRGTRLRGTISACFAPSAAMSLIALVWSGHMDTARLLLGLSLVPPVAVGFLVSAHTARALDRQWLRVGILAISALAGIMAIAKALV
- a CDS encoding alpha/beta hydrolase → MTESEDLTSITAAPHPFRGRAGKASWAGALRALALVATLALTGCSPLDVLNATAPVSSTLAESGIAYGAQERQQLDVYRPAATPAGGAPVVLFFYGGRWSDGDRADYAFVGAALAEAGMVVVVADYRLYPQVRFPAFVEDGARAFAWTHEHIERFGGDPASIYLMGHSAGAHIASLLALDRRWLRDGRQPAGMIGLAGPYDFLPIEATDLRAIFGPPERFPESQPIEYVRGDAPPLYLLHGLDDDTVRPGNTRNLAQAIRARGGRVETRFYESAGHAAIIGAIAGVTDFLAPVRADIVDFIERTTAERR
- a CDS encoding aldo/keto reductase, whose protein sequence is MTRKTPRIDIPGPLGFGGAPLGDMFERTDNRTAHATLEAAWDQGIRHFDTAPHYGAGLAEQRFGSFLATKPRDEYFLSTKVGRLLDPSPSGPEPDGPFVHGLWFQRRLDYGADAAKRCVEDCLQRMGVGRLDVVYIHDLAEDALGAEWTEHFRVAMQGAAKALTELREQGVIRGWGLGVNRVEPCLRALDEADPDVFLLATQYHLLDTSGAETLFPRCLERGVQVVVGSPFGSGILAGGAHYNYQDASPEAIWQRDRLRHVCDRHGVDLKAAALQFSAAHPAVAAIIPGAKRPERIPQNVDLMKAKIPAAFWSELRERHLLPDGAHTPA
- a CDS encoding cupin domain-containing protein — translated: MTNPQVVHNDSTPEYYFEERCHITEWWNSTDDEATSIARARVEPGITTRLHRLRGVTERYVMLEGTGRVMVDGRAPETVGPGDVVVIPPDASQRITNTGGGDLVFLAICTPRFRPAIYEDLEGGDPAA